CTCGGCGATGTGCCGGAACTGACTGCGAGTTCGCGCCGGTCCCTGCCAACGTTACAGCCGGCGAAAAATTTTCCTGCCTGTAACCCCGATCCTTCGCGTTCCGAACCAGCCCATGCCCAATCAGGGGCACGAGATTTGGAGAGCAAGAATGAACATCGATTCCCGCAAGGCCACTTTCGCAGCGCTCGCAGGTGCAATCGCGCTGTCTTCGGCAGCAGCCTTTGCCGCCGAAGCCCCCGCCGGAAGCAAGGGCGGCGCGATCAACAGCGACGACAAGGTTCATTGTTATGGCGTTCACAGCTGCAAGGGCCAGGCTGACTGCGCCACCACCGAGAACGCCTGCAAGGGCCAGAACGAATGCAAGGGCCACGGCTTCAAGGCCATGAAGGCTGGCGAATGCCTGACCGCAGGCGGAACGATCGGCGATCTGGGCTGACCCAAACAGATCGCCAAGGTGACCCGGCGTCGGACCCCCTCATCCCCCGTGACGCCGGGTCACCACTCATCTAGAGTGGCCATTACAGCATGAACGCGATTGTCCCCTTCG
This region of Altererythrobacter sp. CAU 1644 genomic DNA includes:
- the bufA2 gene encoding BufA2 family periplasmic bufferin-type metallophore is translated as MNIDSRKATFAALAGAIALSSAAAFAAEAPAGSKGGAINSDDKVHCYGVHSCKGQADCATTENACKGQNECKGHGFKAMKAGECLTAGGTIGDLG